The Aminipila terrae nucleotide sequence TTAAAATTAACGCTCTGGGGTCTCCGGGCTCTGCCAGTACTTTTGGCACCATTCTGTTAGCATCGGTTTCTCTGCAGAATATTGTGATCAGCTGCGCTATTAACGTACAAACATATATTTCGTGATAGCTGCCATGCTCCACTTCTTCCATTACTGATTCAATTCCTTCTTCTTCTTTAATTTTAGAAAATATTGTCTCGATTTCTCTCTTTGCATTATCATTTAAAGTAATTACCGGGGTAACTTCAAGTTTCTTTAATATTGGCATTTCATCTGTATTTTCAACAACTATTGAATGCAGCATGGTTGCCACTACCTCATAATTGTACTTTATTATTTCATACTGCAAAGGTTCTTCTACTTCAATTACTTCCGTGCAATCCCAAGGAAGAATTGATAGTAAACAGTTTTTGCTGACTTCATATAGTTCTGTGTCCACCATAAATTTAGCTTTCCCTTTTCTGACATAAAGAAAGCGGGGACTTTGATGATATAAAGCGTGGGTTTTTTCATCAATTAACTCATAGTCAAATGAACATATCCTTTTTATATCAAGATTCGAACAATATTGTGATTGAAATTCGGCAATTTGCTGCATCGTTATCTTCCTTTCTAAAGAGCATAAAAAATACCCCGCCCTGAGGATTGGTCAGAACGGGATACTTTATTATAAATATATTTTTAATAAATTTTATGCAAAAGTAAGAACTGTTCCGGTCTTTCCTTCCAGTGCTTCTAAAGACTTGTCAAGAGACGTAATAATCGCTTTTTTAGATGGATTTGCTCTAACAAACTTCATAGCTGCCTGAACCTTAGGAAGCATACTTCCAGGTGCAAACTGTCCTTCATCAACATATTTTGAAGCTTCTTCCAGGGTCATATGACCTAAATCCTCCTGATTTGGCTTATTATAGTTAATTGCAACCTTTTCCACTTCAGTAAGAATCATTAAGCAGTCTGCTTCAACCTGCTCTGCCAGTAGCTCTGCTGCAAAGTCTTTATCAATTACAGCTGCTACTCCTTCCAGAACTCCTGTACTCTTTTCAACAACAGGAACTCCACCGCCGCCACATGTTATAACTATAGTAGAATCCCATAGCTTCCTAACAGCATCAATTTCTACTATTTTTTTAGGAATAGGAGAAGCTACTACTCTTCTGTACCCTCTTCCAGCATCTTCTTTCATTACATAGCCTTTTTCCTGCTCCAGCTGTTTTGCTTCTTCCTGGCTGTAGAACTGTCCTATAGGCTTTGTTGGGTTCTGGAACCCAGGATCTGCTTCATCCACAATCATCTGTGTTGCCAGAGTTACAACTGGTATATTTTTATTTCTTAAATTCAGAGCATATTTTAAGCACTGCTGAATGTGATACCCAATGTAACCCTGTGACATAGCACCGCATACATCAAATGGCATTACAGGTGTAACTTCTTTTGCAGTTTCATAGGCTTGCAGAATTCTGCCTACCTGTGGCCCATTTCCATGAACAACAGCAATCTCATATCCTCTGCAGCTAATTTCAGCAATATGCTCGCTTGTTTTCTTTACTACCTCTAGCTGAGCTTCAGCAGTTGCAGGGCCCTTTCCGGACTGCAGTGCATTACCGCCTAAGGCTATAACTATTCTTCCTAAACTCTTCTCCATCACTTTTCTCCTTAGTGCATATTAGTTCTGTCTGCCAATAGTTGCAACCATTACTGCCTTAATTGTGTGCATACGGTTTTCAGCTTCATCAAATACTTTTGAATATTTGCTTCTGAATACTTCGTCTGTTACTTCTCTGATATCATAGCCTTCTTCCTTCTGAGTCTTTGCCATCTTTGTTTCAAAGTCATGGAATGAAGGTAAGCAGTGCAAGAAGATTACGTCTTCATTTCCTGTTGCATCTACCATTTCTTTTGTTACTTTATATGGAGTCAGCATCTTAACTTTTTCTGGAATCTGTGCTTCTTCTCCCATGGATGCCCAAACATCAGTGTAAAGTACATCTGCTCCTTTTAAGCATTCTGGTGTGCTGCAAAGCTCAATCTTTGCACCTGTTGCTGCAGCTACTTCATTTACTTTTGCTAAAATATCTTTATCAATTTCATCTAAAAGAACCTGTGGTCCATAAGCTACATAGTGCATACCCATCTTTGCACATCCGTACATCCATGCATAGCTCATATTGTTTCTTACGTCGCCGCAGAAAACTACTTTAACCTTATTTAAAGGCTTTGCAATATGTTCTTCGATAGTTAAAAGGTCTGCTAAAATCTGAGTAGGATGATCTATGTCAGTCAATCCATTCCATACCGGAATACCTGCATACTTAGCTAAATCTTCAACTAACTTCTGATCATATCCTCTGTATTC carries:
- the arcC gene encoding carbamate kinase, which gives rise to MEKSLGRIVIALGGNALQSGKGPATAEAQLEVVKKTSEHIAEISCRGYEIAVVHGNGPQVGRILQAYETAKEVTPVMPFDVCGAMSQGYIGYHIQQCLKYALNLRNKNIPVVTLATQMIVDEADPGFQNPTKPIGQFYSQEEAKQLEQEKGYVMKEDAGRGYRRVVASPIPKKIVEIDAVRKLWDSTIVITCGGGGVPVVEKSTGVLEGVAAVIDKDFAAELLAEQVEADCLMILTEVEKVAINYNKPNQEDLGHMTLEEASKYVDEGQFAPGSMLPKVQAAMKFVRANPSKKAIITSLDKSLEALEGKTGTVLTFA
- the argF gene encoding ornithine carbamoyltransferase, translated to MAVNLKGRSFLTLMDFTPEEIRYMLDLAHDLKSKKRAGIQGDALKGKNVVLLFEKTSTRTRCAFEVACLDEGGHVTFLDSNSSQFGKKESVEDSAKVFGRFYDGIEYRGYDQKLVEDLAKYAGIPVWNGLTDIDHPTQILADLLTIEEHIAKPLNKVKVVFCGDVRNNMSYAWMYGCAKMGMHYVAYGPQVLLDEIDKDILAKVNEVAAATGAKIELCSTPECLKGADVLYTDVWASMGEEAQIPEKVKMLTPYKVTKEMVDATGNEDVIFLHCLPSFHDFETKMAKTQKEEGYDIREVTDEVFRSKYSKVFDEAENRMHTIKAVMVATIGRQN